A genomic region of Caenorhabditis elegans chromosome V contains the following coding sequences:
- the srg-55 gene encoding Serpentine receptor class gamma (Confirmed by transcript evidence) codes for MQIITIFQMIYGVPSFCLMCFFFILIFIDRNNLSNPFYRLVQIDIFVNITCYINTWMSIRLENFEIGMLILIFIQKNIPGFLTVSKLCIGLYFHMQNITGLSLVVYRFTSVHFINSEKHWGRYYLLVPIFGFVYSFLVISPWWIFGNFMAKVDLVDGKLHTTVNPKSLFMHSTINYLFSLFYFLLIILVGVWTTITLQSRGKKSGSIRNQHFVQKLTKVIVCNSVLMSGNLLLLVVLSVFYILFPMQSAVSKFKWIVITFTSDMVTLAMPYLLLAFDSNIRRILRIEKRKHLFLDGVRLRTVTHQAET; via the exons atgcaaATAATAACAATATTCCAAATGATTTATGGAGTGCCCTCGTTCTGTCTcatgtgttttttcttcatcttaatttttatagatAGAAATAATTTAAGTAATCCATTTTATCGACTTGTacaaatcgatatttttgtg aacataaCTTGCTACATCAACACTTGGATGTCAATTCGCttggagaattttgaaattgggatgctcattttgatttttatccaaaaaaatatcccCGGATTTTTGACAGTGTCTAAGCTTTGTATTGGATT atacttCCACATGCAAAACATTACGGGATTATCACTAGTAGTGTACAGATTCACATCAGTGCATTTTATAAACTCGGAGAAg CATTGGGGTCGATATTACCTTCTTGTGCCAATATTTGGATTTGTGTATTCATTTTTAGTAATTTCTCCATGGTGGATTTTCGGAAACTTCATGGCAAAAGTTGACCTTGTAGATGGAAAGCTTCATACTACAGTGAATCCA AAATCCCTATTCATGCATTCCACCATCAACTATCTATTCTCATTATTCTATTTTCTACTAATAATTTTAGTTGGGGTCTGGACAACAATAACTCTACAATCACGAGGGAAAAAGAGTGGATCTATTAGGAATCAGCATTTCGTACAGAAGTTGACAAAAGTTATTGTATGTAATAGTGTTTTAATGTCTGGAAATTTGTTGTTACTG GTAGTATTAAGCGtgttttacattttatttCCAATGCAATCggcagtttcaaaatttaaatggaTTGTGATCACTTTCACGTCAGATATG gtgacCCTTGCAATGCCTTACCTATTACTTGCATTTGATTCAAATATCCGCAGAATTCtccgaattgaaaaaaggaaacatttatttttggatgGTGTTAGGCTGAGAACTGTTACACATCAAGCTGAAACTTGA
- the nssp-70 gene encoding Protein sleepless (Confirmed by transcript evidence), whose amino-acid sequence MSRLVCPSVKPSSSVLLLFPPIYKQFAVFLVLSLAVMEASGVSGIGCFVCSSFDGENKGCEDPFNSTMDLSSRDRDASAVANYNYPCWAYKKGRHGLFPADHCIKIVGYRADNESKTLVIRTCALDSGTLTADTEIVRISHCGSFKYEGHQYKGCVQSCDTDGCNSSSVHSFLLPLCFLIVFSLLS is encoded by the exons ATGTCCCGCCTCGTTTGCCCATCCGTCAAGCCGTCGTCGTCTGTTCTCCTCTTGTTTCCGCCCATCTACAAACAGTTCGCTGTTTTCCTTGTACTTTCGCTCGCCGTCATGGAAG CTTCAGGAGTATCAGGAATCGGTTGTTTTGTGTGCAGCTCGTTCGACGGCGAAAACAAGGGATGCGAGGATCCATTCAACTCGACCATGGATCTTTCATCAAGGGATCGCGATGCATCGGCAGTCGCCAACTATAACTATCCATGTTGGGCGTACAAAAAAGGACGACACGGCTTGTTTCCCGCGGACCATTGCATCAAAATTGTGGGCTATCGAG CCGACAACGAATCGAAGACGCTAGTAATCCGAACATGTGCTCTCGACTCAGGCACCCTTACGGCAGACACCGAAATCGTGCGGATATCGCATTGTGGTAGTTTTAAATACGAAGGTCATCAATATAAAGGATGTGTTCAATCGTGTGATACAGACGGATGTAATTCTTCATCTGTTCATTCTTTCCTTCTTCCACTATGTTTCCTTATCGTATTTTCATTACTTTCCTAA
- the H12D21.10 gene encoding Heparan N-sulfatase (Confirmed by transcript evidence) — MHGAGLTHLLFLPDWAAVFEIYNCGDPGCYSDLARLRGVKYYTWPEAKINLIRSDEEGKHPQSGEKHLKFANYHVDPIEFREQVRKMVDHVRAHPKFINSRRAQKRKQEERMAEQNKKEL; from the exons ATGCACGGAGCAGGACTTACtcatttgctttttttgccaGATTGGGCCGCGGTATTTGAAAT ATACAATTGCGGAGATCCCGGATGCTACTCGGACTTGGCGAGATTGAGAGGCGTTAAATATTACACCTGGCCAGAAGCCAAG attaatttgATCCGTTCCGATGAAGAAGGAAAACATCCACAAAGTGGAGAAAAACATCTCAAGTTTGCTAATTACCATGTCGACCCAATTGAATTCCGAGAACAAGTGAGAAAG atggttGATCATGTACGTGCTCACCCAAAGTTCATCAATTCTCGGCGAGCACAGAAAAGGAAGCAAGAGGAACGAATGGctgaacaaaacaaaaaagaattataa
- the nssp-70 gene encoding Protein sleepless (Confirmed by transcript evidence), producing the protein MSRLVCPSVKPSSSVLLLFPPIYKQFAVFLVLSLAVMEGVSGIGCFVCSSFDGENKGCEDPFNSTMDLSSRDRDASAVANYNYPCWAYKKGRHGLFPADHCIKIVGYRADNESKTLVIRTCALDSGTLTADTEIVRISHCGSFKYEGHQYKGCVQSCDTDGCNSSSVHSFLLPLCFLIVFSLLS; encoded by the exons ATGTCCCGCCTCGTTTGCCCATCCGTCAAGCCGTCGTCGTCTGTTCTCCTCTTGTTTCCGCCCATCTACAAACAGTTCGCTGTTTTCCTTGTACTTTCGCTCGCCGTCATGGAAG GAGTATCAGGAATCGGTTGTTTTGTGTGCAGCTCGTTCGACGGCGAAAACAAGGGATGCGAGGATCCATTCAACTCGACCATGGATCTTTCATCAAGGGATCGCGATGCATCGGCAGTCGCCAACTATAACTATCCATGTTGGGCGTACAAAAAAGGACGACACGGCTTGTTTCCCGCGGACCATTGCATCAAAATTGTGGGCTATCGAG CCGACAACGAATCGAAGACGCTAGTAATCCGAACATGTGCTCTCGACTCAGGCACCCTTACGGCAGACACCGAAATCGTGCGGATATCGCATTGTGGTAGTTTTAAATACGAAGGTCATCAATATAAAGGATGTGTTCAATCGTGTGATACAGACGGATGTAATTCTTCATCTGTTCATTCTTTCCTTCTTCCACTATGTTTCCTTATCGTATTTTCATTACTTTCCTAA
- the zmp-4 gene encoding Peptidase metallopeptidase domain-containing protein (Confirmed by transcript evidence) — MWPLFLLGIIGVVSAGIPGTNGDIRQPNFQKELMDEAKVYLFKFGYMIPEPHQNVKTIQEPSEKQTKDALIRFQSAFLYYSSGDVDVPTQAKMNEWRCANNDMDKGQPIPPASKKELWTKKSLTYKVVNTPNTLSQAQIRSAAHEAFEQWTRASGFKFVETTGATPDITITFYDVPQSNLRIAGSASKPVNSHIILDKNQEWAYKSQAPMGISLYHTLLHEIGHILGLPHTFYRGSIMHPIFKPVLLPHGTVDTVPNVDRLAIRKIYGLSSVDHSTPSSDVDRSKCPKHLDSVVAINDQEWLFFRSNKVYKLNNRKFVDSGRPIQQVFPRGPQFVNATVSSGPLTLLFVERTIYGYEYDGVQFTEAPNYPKELHDRVLFYPQGAFPLNNGSVILLSGNVFATYNVQQNAPSFLNDKNRYFPNLPEDIKSGIEKTQGFTDAYYMFDEATVSDYDMNSKQVLQLQNIPDFLKCT, encoded by the exons ATGTGGCCTTTGTTTTTATTGGGTATTATTGGAGTGGTTTCTGCTGGAATTCCAGGCACAAATGGAGATATTCGtcagccaaattttcagaaagagctCATGGATGAAGCCAAG GTATATCTCTTCAAATTCGGTTACATGATTCCTGAACCACACCAAAATGTAAAAACAATTCAAGAGCCAAGTGAAAAACAGACAAAAGATGCTCTTAT TCGCTTCCAATCTGCATTCCTCTATTATTCATCAGGAGATGTTGATGTTCCAACTCAAGCAAAAATGAACGAATGGAGATGTGCTAATAATGATATGGATAAGGGACAACCAATTCCAC CAGCTTCGAAAAAAGAGTTATGGACGAAGAAATCACTGACCTACAAAGTGGTAAACACTCCAAATACTCTTTCTCAAGCACAAATAAG atctGCCGCCCATGAAGCATTTGAACAATGGACCAGAGCCAGTGGTTTCAAATTTGTGGAAACAACTGGAGCAACCCCAGATATAACAATCACCTTCTACGATGTCCCACAAAGCAATTTGAGAA TTGCTGGAAGTGCATCAAAACCAGTGAACAGTCATATCATTCTTGATAAAAATCAGGAATGGGCATACAAGTCACAAGCCCCAATGGGAATCTCTCTTTATCATACGCTTCTTCACGAAATTGGACACATTTTGGGTTTGCCACACACTTTTTATAGAGG atctatCATGCACCCAATTTTCAAGCCAGTCCTCCTCCCCCACGGTACAGTTGACACAGTTCCAAATGTTGATCGTCTAGCGATTCGAAAGATTTATG GACTTTCATCCGTCGATCATTCAACTCCGTCGTCAGATGTTGATCGTTCAAAATGCCCAAAGCATCTTGACTCTGTTGTTGCTA TAAACGACCAAGAATGGCTCTTCTTCCGTTCCAACAAAGTGTACAAACTCAACAATCGAAAGTTCGTTGACTCGGGTCGCCCAATTCAACAAGTGTTCCCACGTGGCCCACAATTTGTCAACGCCACTGTGTCATCTGGACCATTGACTCTTTTGTTCGTGGAACGAACTATTTATGGATATGAATACGATGGAGTGCAGTTTAC GGAAGCTCCAAATTATCCAAAAGAACTTCACGATCGTGTTCTCTTCTACCCACAGGGAGCATTCCCACTGAATAATGGGAGTGTCATTCTTTTGTcg GGTAACGTGTTTGCTACCTACAATGTGCAACAGAATGCTCCATCATTCTTGAacgacaaaaatcgatatttcccaAATTTGCCAGAAGATATCAAAAGTGGAATTGAAAAGACTCAAGGGTTCACTGATGCATATTATATGTTTGATGAGGCTACG GTCTCCGACTACGATATGAACTCAAAGCAGGTTCTCCAGTTGCaaaacattccagactttttgaaatgtactTAA
- the zmp-4 gene encoding Hemopexin (Confirmed by transcript evidence), producing MNFNLSSVLLIFSYVLCAIAGPPGIEVDTDTAEDNSVGNEGLSSVDHSTPSSDVDRSKCPKHLDSVVAINDQEWLFFRSNKVYKLNNRKFVDSGRPIQQVFPRGPQFVNATVSSGPLTLLFVERTIYGYEYDGVQFTEAPNYPKELHDRVLFYPQGAFPLNNGSVILLSGNVFATYNVQQNAPSFLNDKNRYFPNLPEDIKSGIEKTQGFTDAYYMFDEATVSDYDMNSKQVLQLQNIPDFLKCT from the exons ATGAACTTCAATTTATCTTCtgttcttcttattttttcatatgttCTCTGTGCTATAGCCGGTCCACCGGGTATTGAGGTTGATACGGATACTGCTGAAGATAATTCAGTTGGAAATGAAG GACTTTCATCCGTCGATCATTCAACTCCGTCGTCAGATGTTGATCGTTCAAAATGCCCAAAGCATCTTGACTCTGTTGTTGCTA TAAACGACCAAGAATGGCTCTTCTTCCGTTCCAACAAAGTGTACAAACTCAACAATCGAAAGTTCGTTGACTCGGGTCGCCCAATTCAACAAGTGTTCCCACGTGGCCCACAATTTGTCAACGCCACTGTGTCATCTGGACCATTGACTCTTTTGTTCGTGGAACGAACTATTTATGGATATGAATACGATGGAGTGCAGTTTAC GGAAGCTCCAAATTATCCAAAAGAACTTCACGATCGTGTTCTCTTCTACCCACAGGGAGCATTCCCACTGAATAATGGGAGTGTCATTCTTTTGTcg GGTAACGTGTTTGCTACCTACAATGTGCAACAGAATGCTCCATCATTCTTGAacgacaaaaatcgatatttcccaAATTTGCCAGAAGATATCAAAAGTGGAATTGAAAAGACTCAAGGGTTCACTGATGCATATTATATGTTTGATGAGGCTACG GTCTCCGACTACGATATGAACTCAAAGCAGGTTCTCCAGTTGCaaaacattccagactttttgaaatgtactTAA
- the srg-54 gene encoding Serpentine receptor class gamma (Predicted) has protein sequence MQAITIFQMIYGIPSLCLMCFFFCLPFVDRKNLSNPFYRLVQIDIFVNITCYINSWLAIRLEYFEIGRTFLIFLESSLPGCLTLSKLFVSLYFHLQNVTGLFLVIYRFTSVYSINSEKVWNRWYFLVPVLGLLYSFIIISPWWLFQNYVTRVRIIDGKLIKIVNQRALLTQASINPYFSAFYFLLIILIGVWTTVLLENRWKKSHSRRHNHFIKKLTRVIFCNSFLMSGNLLLLIATSVMYVICPFRTVIMKIQTIAVTFTSDMVTLAMPYILLAFDSNMRRILRIEKSKGYDSRTASNYAEN, from the exons ATGCAAGCAATTACAATATTCCAAATGATTTATGGAATTCCATCATTATGCCTaatgtgtttctttttttgtttgccaTTTGTTGATCGGAAGAATTTAAGCAATCCATTTTATAGACTTGttcaaattgatatttttgtc AATATTACATGTTACATCAATAGTTGGTTAGCTATCCGCTTGGAATACTTCGAAATCGGACGAACTTTccttatttttctagaatcttCTCTTCCAGGATGCCTCACACTGTCAAAGCTTTTTGTTTCATT atacttCCACTTGCAAAATGTTACGGGATTATTTCTAGTTATTTATCGCTTCACATCAGTTTACtcaataaattctgaaaag gtatgGAATCGCTGGTATTTTTTAGTTCCAGTTCTCGGACTGTTATAttcttttattattatttcccCATGGtggctttttcaaaattatgttaCTAGAGTTAGAATTATTGATGGGAAACTTATTAAAATAGTTAATCag AGAGCACTTTTAACTCAAGCATCTATAAATCCATATTTCTctgcattttattttcttttaattatattaattGGTGTTTGGACTACTGTACTCTTAGAGAACAGATGGAAAAAGAGTCATTCGAGAAGACATAATcactttattaaaaaattaacacgTGTCATATTTTGTAACAGTTTTTTGatgtctggaaatttattgctTTTG ATTGCCACCAGTGTGATGTACGTTATTTGCCCTTTTCGAACAGTTATTATGAAAATACAAACAATTGCTGTAACATTTACATCGGATATG gtaactCTAGCCATGCCGTACATCCTTCTGGCATTTGACTCGAACATGCGAAGAATtctgagaattgaaaaatcaaaaggtTACGACAGCAGAACAGCATCCAATTATGCAGAAAACTaa
- the H12D21.11 gene encoding uncharacterized protein (Confirmed by transcript evidence), whose translation MLQNLSTASTGSLNDILYSNWCPIFTLILLFVRVIIVIFHRRLYARPVIVSMFVTAKFLMDYLMFEGVERFSIFSEHLNLQIISAIEIFYVIMSNFMIYSIFYADFMLPTKVITQFCVLNLVSVIVAMVLLIVVENLMCYLTTIMTLHAISMILYLDKSLALIKCGIYNSVGKTFIYISIVFKIMLDHFIRIFYISNLLYNFLISSVIQDRCLYIIQLCSTFLLVFIFIFYRRHNSENIGPVFMAAKKTKSDGVKSTKFEFVFENIAEELMFPSENELNTISDVGSECDLDIDDDLPNVPEEHPGLEVASISQVVSSPDPTIFATAESGLPRRHEHRFQILRRTLNKVSSADGHSSGNR comes from the exons atgcttcaaaatctGTCAACAGCATCTACGGGCTCATTGAACGATATACTTTACTCGAATTGGTGCCCCATTTTCACTTTGATACTTCTATTTGTGAGAGTTATAATTGTAATATTTCACAGAAGACTGTATGCTCGACCTGTAATTGTATCGATGTTTGTTAcg GCAAAATTTCTAATGGACTATTTGATGTTTGAAGGAGTTGAgcgtttttcaatattctctgaacatttaaatttgcaaataatATCTGCAATTGAAATATTCTACGTCATCATGTCCAATTTCATgatttattcgattttctacGCAGACTTTATGCTGCCGACCAAAGTAATAACTCAATTCTGTGTGCTTAATCTGGTTTCAGTTATTGTTGCTATGGTGTTGCTGATTGTTGTCGAG AATTTGATGTGCTATCTGACCACAATAATGACATTACATGCAATTTCTA TGATATTGTACCTCGACAAATCATTAGCTCTGATCAAATGTGGTATTTACAATTCGGTTGGCAAAACATTTATCTACATATCCATCGTGTTTAAAATCATGCTTGACCACTTTATTCGAATATTCTACATATCAAATCTTCTTTATAATTTCCTTATTTCATCGGTCATTCAAGATAGATGCCTTTACATTATTCAACTGTGCTCAACTTTTCTactcgtttttatttttattttctaccGACGTCACAATTCGGAAAACATTGGTCCCGTTTTCA TGGCGGCAAAGAAGACCAAAAGTGATGGTGTCAAATCtacgaaattcgaatttgtatttgaaaatatcgcCGAAGAACTCATGTTTCCCTCTGAAAACGAGCTGAACACAATTAGTGATGTTGGTTCGGAATGTGACCTGGACATTGATGATGATTTACCTAATGTACCGGAAGAGCACCCAGGACTAGAAGTTGCATCTATTTCTCAAGTTGTTTCAAGTCCAGATCCTACCATATTCGCCACTGCTGAATCTGGGTTACCTCGAAGGCATGAACAtcgatttcagattttgagaaGAACACTGAATAAGGTATCTTCCGCTGACGGGCATTCTTCCGGAAATAGGTAg